In Fusarium oxysporum f. sp. lycopersici 4287 chromosome 6, whole genome shotgun sequence, a single window of DNA contains:
- a CDS encoding hypothetical protein (At least one base has a quality score < 10): MAQPKTGGRSGRNTRSATAAANAGIEKLPAGRVGAKANKAGDSPEDQPKNVEDVDMDEAPPINEPTESVSDSPAQTNGPSQANSASTESTPANDNGPPDDDDPDEVVPLTKSPNIHSLTEQMEKTRIEQKDEECLAIVTVQGGNKRKIVGFGPRKLRDYAMVRWKSRDKLMNYTMTEDEKKLEVHPIEWKERRSRGDEMIALGGVAMVEDISLLIPKDGQSWPPPSIRILVKWKKRGEDETTTSWETPEVVKKAWCPNLKPPIKPGEAELNSTRKSGRICKNDKAVTILKDIPVGLQVLKKGQQITNLQYAVIDAAVRCRKRYNDSSASKDEGGIADRHATPDLTRNDNRDSTPKAALDTVVKVEGAR; the protein is encoded by the coding sequence ATGGCTCAGCCAAAGACTGGTGGCAGATCAGGACGAAACACTCGTTCTGCGACGGCTGCTGCTAATGCTGGAATCGAAAAGCTCCCTGCGGGAAGAGTCGGTGCCAAGGCGAATAAGGCCGGTGACAGCCCTGAAGATCAGCCGAAGAATGTAGAGGACGTTGATATGGATGAAGCTCCACCAATAAATGAGCCAACTGAGTCGGTATCGGACAGCCCTGCACAGACCAACGGCCCCTCACAGGCCAATAGCGCTTCAACTGAATCAACCCCTGCAAATGACAATGGGCCACCAGACGACGACGATCCCGACGAAGTTGTTCCTTTAACAAAAAGCCCAAACATACATTCTCTTACAGAACAAATGGAGAAGACCCGAATTGAACAAAAAGATGAAGAGTGTCTCGCCATTGTGACCGTTCAAGGCGGCAATAAGAGGAAGATAGTTGGGTTTGGCCCCCGTAAGTTACGCGATTACGCAATGGTGAGGTGGAAATCACGCGACAAACTTATGAATTATACGATGacggaggatgagaagaaactTGAGGTGCATCCCATAGAGTGGAAAGAAAGACGGAGCCGAGGCGATGAGATGATAGCGCTCGGTGGTGTTGCTATGGTTGAAGATATTAGTCTCCTAATCCCGAAGGACGGTCAATCGTGGCCTCCACCAAGCATAAGGATATTAGTGAAGTGGAAGAAACGTGGCGAAGATGAGACTACAACTTCGTGGGAAACGCCtgaggttgtcaagaaggcCTGGTGTCCCAATCTTAAGCCCCCTATTAAGCCAGGGGAAGCAGAGCTAAACAGTACAAGGAAGAGCGGAAGGATATGTAAAAATGACAAAGCGGTGACtatattaaaagatattCCTGTTGGTCTCCAAGTTTTGAAAAAAGGTCAGCAGATAACGAATCTTCAATATGCGGTAATCGATGCAGCTGTGCGATGTCGCAAGCGGTACAATGACAGTTCAGCTTCAAAGGACGAAGGCGGCATTGCAGACCGGCATGCTACACCTGACCTTACGAGGAACGATAACAGAGATTCTACTCCTAAGGCGGCTTTGGATACCGTTGTGAAAGTGGAGGGGGCACGCTAA
- a CDS encoding hypothetical protein (At least one base has a quality score < 10), whose protein sequence is MVQLILNINDGTDSDNYSGDSYVQEKFRNTPNTRVMHIDEPRQVSWARTMSSDEKRDWESVAGKLKDLKQNPRIALLTGSVTGDYINSKTDLSADERSILRKGVSSGPGPMQDAKTQAWLTAWDKANFVANQAQRPHTIFVDFASLERTHNPVNFSVHTGNHLVLRTAQEIKLWKEINRISSDPERHQSVKSWFDHSIEHASKKGAGLGASVEILDREKLYQDMKQAEEVTIFVGASLGLVSFLLDRGMMDRDMKLEKVKVIMQGGSMNSNENIFGEAFNFALDKKAAKNVFCHVQQFGSFTLIPTQTARKLKFSVKGLVGFGGDPLLKLIEAFNDRQEETEVALLKGNLPERIDKLERKNIIQSDLAAFMLATRFGESLGVKRAPGCIEDSGTQGAMLVRETDPKDGRFDLLLLQSSVTLDGKGLLTCLNANEYAGGK, encoded by the exons ATGGTACAACTTATTCTTAACATCAATGACGGCACTGATTCCGATAACTACTCCGGCGATTCCTACGTACAAGAAAAGTTCAGAAACACGCCAAATACTAGAGTTATGCACATCGACGAGCCGAGGCAAGTCAGTTGGGCACGCACGATGAGTAGTGATGAGAAAAGAGATTGGGAAAGCGTTGCGGGAAAACTAAAGGACTTGAAACAAAACCCTAGGATTGCACTACTCACAGGAAGCGTAACCGGGGATTATATTAACAGCAAGACTGACCTCAGCGCCGATGAGCGCTCTATA CTCCGCAAGGGAGTCTCATCGGGCCCAGGTCCGATGCAAGATGCAAAAACTCAAGCTTGGCTTACCGCTTGGGACAAGGCAAACTTTGTAGCTAACCAGGCTCAACGACCACACACAATCTTCGTCGATTTTGCCAGTCTTGAACGCACTCATAACCCTGTGAACTTCAGTGTTCATACAGGTAACCACCTCGTCTTGAGAACAGCGCAGGAAATTAAGCTATGGAAAGAGATCAACCGAATATCCTCAGACCCAGAGCGCCACCAAAGCGTGAAAAGTTGGTTTGACCACTCCATCGAGCATGCGAGTAAGAAAGGGGCTGGACTCGGCGCTTCAGTGGAGATCCTAGACAGAGAGAAGCTATATCAGGACATGAAGCAGGCCGAGGAAGTCACGATCTTTGTAGGCGCTTCTCTAGGACTTGTGTCATTTCTTCTTGACAGAGGCATGATGGATAGGGATATGAAACTCGAGAAAGTGAAAGTGATCATGCAAGGA GGCTCAATGAATAGCAACGAAAACATTTTCGGAGAAGCATTCAACTTTGCCTTAGACAAAAAGGCTGCGAAAAATGTTTTCTGTCATGTCCAGCAGTTTGGAAGTTTTACTCTTATACCAACGCAAACAGCACGAAAGCTGAAGTTCTCCGTCAAGGGACTTGTGGGATTTGGAGGTGATCCTCTACTGAAGCTGATAGAAGCATTCAACGATAGACAAGAGGAGACAGAGGTCGCCCTCCTAAAAGGCAACTTGCCGGAGAGGATCGACAAACTAGAAAGAAAGAACATTATACAGTCGGACTTGGCAGCATTTATGCTTGCAACCAGGTTCGGTGAATCTTTGGGAGTTAAGCGAGCGCCAGGATGTATTGAGGACAGTGGTACACAGGGTGCGATGTTGGTCAGGGAGACGGATCCAAAAGATGGCCGATTCgacctgctcctcctccagaGCAGCGTCACGCTCGATGGAAAAGGACTTCTAACTTGTCTCAATGCAAATGAGTATGCGGGGGGGAAGTAA